The genome window GAGTTTGGCCTAACGGTTTGATAGTGAGCATTGAAGAGCAAAAGCCATTTGGTACATGGGGCGGACCTGATAGTCATGCACTGATTAATAGCCATGGCGAAATCTTTGCTGGTCGTGTTTCTGAGGTTGGCGATGATGTGCGATTGGTTGACTTTCATGGTCCTGATGATGCGGGCAAAGAAGTGATGAGCCTTTATGAGAAAGCCAATAACTGGTTTAAGCCTTGGGGGGCTGAGGTGGTTAGCCTTGCTTTAACCGATCGCTATGCCTGGCATATCAAACTCTCTAACGGCATGAAAGTCGAATTTGGACGCGATGAAGAGAGCTCAGATAAAACCTTGACCGAAGAGCGGGTTGCGCGCCTCTTTAAATTTTGGCCTCAAGTTCAAGAAAAGTGGCCTAACCGTATTGATGCGGTGGATTTGCGTTATGCGAATGGATTTGCAGTTCATCTTGCCTCCGCAAGCATGAAAAAGAATGATATTGATGGCAAGAAAAGCGAGTTGAAGCAATGAAGGAACGGGAATGAGTAAAGACAATCGCGATTTATTGGTTGGTTTAGATATTGGAACCTCTAAGGTAGTTGCCTTGGTTGCTGAGTTGGCGCCTGATGGTCAATTCAATGTTGTTGGTGTGGGTCAAACTGCTTCAAAGGGTTTAAAGAAGGGCGTTGTCGTCAATATTGAGGCGACTGTTCAATCCATTCAGAAAGCTTTGGAAGAAGCCGAGATCATGGCTGACCGTCAGATCGTGCAGGTTTTTACTGGCATTGCAGGTAACCATATTGTGAGCTTCAACTCTAGTGGCATGGTTGCTATTCGCGATAAGGAAGTGAGTGCGGGTGACGTTGAGCGTGTTCTTGAAACTGCTAAAGCAATCAACATTCCGACCGATCAACAAATTTTGCACATTCTAGTTCAAGAATTCATTATCGATGGACAGGAGGATGTACGTGAACCGATTGGTATGAGTGGTTTACGTTTAGAGGTGAAGGTACATATTGTTACGGGCGCGGTAAGTGCTGCGCAAAACATTGTGAAGTGCGTGCGTCGTTGTGGTCTTGAAGTCAATGACTTGATTTTGCAACCTTTGGCCTCTAGTCTCGCAGTCTTAACCGAAGATGAAAAAGAGCTTGGTGTAGTTCTAGTCGACATCGGTGGCGGCACAACAGATATTGCGATCTATTGCCAAGGATCTATTCGTCATACGGCAGTGATTCCAATTGCTGGCGATCAAATTACGAATGACATTGCAATGGCATTGCGTACCCCAACGATTGATGCAGAAGATTTAAAAATTGCACATGGCATTGCTCGTCAAGAAATGGCTGATCCAACAGCCATGATTGATGTTCCGGGTGTGGGCGATCGTGAGCCACGTCCAATGTCTAAGCAAGCCCTGGCCGCCGTTATTGAGCCTCGTGTCGAAGAGCTATTTACGTTAGTCCGTGGAGTTGTGCGTGACTCCGGTTATGAAGACATGGTGTCTTCAGGAATTGTTCTGACTGGCGGCACTTCTTTAATGCCGGGCATGGTCGAGTTAGCAGAGCAGGTGTTCTTAAGACCAGCTCGTATCGGCACTCCAGAATATCGCGGGCATCTGCATGAGGTCTTACGTAGCCCAAGATTTGCTACCAGCATTGGTTTGTTAATGGAAGGTCAGGCGCAGTTGTTGCGTGGCCGTCGTGTTTCTCAATCAGGCGCGTTACAGGGTGTCATTTCGCGCATGAAGGAATGGTTTGCAGGAAATTTTTAAGTTTTTTCGTCGTCGTCAATGTAGTTCGTTTTTTACCTAGGAGGGTATATGGAATTTGAAATGTTAGATCAAGAAATAGCCGGCAAAACCATTATTAAAGTGGTTGGAGTTGGCGGGGCTGGTGGTAATGCAGTCCAACACATGATCCGTCGCGGTGTAAATGGCGTAGAGTTCATTTGCATGAACACCGATGCTGGCGCATTGCAGCGCTCTGAAGCATCTGTGAATTTGCAACTGGGCTCTAGCGGATTGGGTGCTGGCGCTAAACCAGAAATCGGTGCAGCTTCTGCTGAAGAGGCTCGTGCTCGCATTGCCGATACTCTGCAAGGTGCACACATGGTATTCATCACTGCAGGTATGGGTGGTGGTACTGGCACTGGCGCAGCGCCAATCGTAGCTCAGGTAGCAAAAGAAATGGGCATTTTGACCGTTGGCGTCATTAGTAAGCCATTTGACTTTGAAGGTGTTAAGCGCTTAAAGGTTGCTGAAAATGGTGCGGCTGAGCTTGAGTCATATGTGGATTCATTGATTGTGGTGCTCAATGAGAAACTCTTTGAAGTGATGGGCGAAGATGCTGAGTTTGATAAGGCATTTGCTTGTGCTGACGATGTATTGCATAACGCGGTTTCTGGTATTGCAGAAATCATCAATGTTCAAGGTTTAATTAACGTTGACTTTGAAGACGTGAAAACTGTGATGGGTGAGCAAGGCAAAGCCATGATGGGAACTGCAACAGTTTCTGGTATGGATCGTGCACGCTTAGCTGCTGAAGCTGCAGTTGCCTCACCGCTCCTCGAGGGCGTTGACTTATCTGGTGCTCGTGGCGTATTGGTCAACATCACCGCTAGCCGTTCATTGAAATTGTCTGAGACCCGTGAAGTAATGGCTGCGATTCGTGGTTATGCTGCTGATGATGCAACCGTGATCTTCGGTACTGTGTATGACGAAAGCTTGGGCGATGCATTGCGCGTCACTGTGGTTGCTACAGGTTTGAATAATCCACAAGCTCGCAAAGCAAATCAGCCAGAAGTAGTTTGGAGACAAGCTACTGGTACGCATGATGCAATGCCAACCATGGCTGATCTCAATACTTTTGCTCCCTCTAGTGCATCAGCTGCGATTAGTAAAGTGAGCTTGGATTCTGCGTTGAATACTAGTGCAGGTATGGCCTTGACTGGTTCTGGTACTGCGCCTGCAATCGCAACACAACCAGCAAGCACTGGGGTTGATTACAGTCAGTATGATTTGCCTCGGGTGTTTCGTAGCTCTCGTGAGGCGACTCCTGCGCCGACTTTAGGTGCAGATAGCTCCCCTCAGGCAAAGACCTTGCTTGATAAAGGGGCTGACTACTATGAAATCCCTGCTTTTTTACGTAAGCAAGCAGATTAATTGACTGCTTAATACAATAGGTAATTGCGAAATGCCAGCGCGGCGCCCCTCCGGACGACGAATCCCGCGCTTGCGTTGGCATACTTACTAACAATTACTTACTGGAGACGCCATGATTGCTGTTGGACAAAAACTACCAAACGCCACTCTTTATGAATTTATGAATGAAGAGACTGAAGGCTGTGCATTAGGCCCTAATGCTTTTGAAGTTGAGAAGCTTGCGGCTGGTAAAAAGATTGTGATCTTTGCATTGCCTGGCGCCTTTACGCCAACCTGTTCTGCAAAGCATGTTCCCGGATATGTTGAACACTTCGATGCAATTAAAGCAAAGGGTGTGGATGAAATTTGGTGCATCTCTGTCAATGACCCGTTTGTCATGGGTGCATGGGGTCGTGATCAAAAGGTTGGAAAGAAAATTCGCATGTTGGGTGATGGCAGTGGCGAGTTCACTAAGAAAGTGGGCTTGGAATTGGATTTGATTGCTCGTGGTTTGGGTGTGCGCTCAGATCGTTATGCCATGATCGTAGAAGACGGCGTAGTGAAAAGTTTAGATCGTGAAGCTCCAGGCAAGTTTGAAGTAAGTGATGCTGCTTCCATTCTGAAAAAACTGTAATTCACATTTATTAATCAATTCCCCTGAATTTAGAGACGTCATCATGATGAAGCAAAGAACCATTGCCACTCCGGTGAAAACCGTTGGGATTGGTTTGCACTCTGGTCGGAAGGTGACGATTTCGATTAAACCTGCACCGGTTAATTCAGGGGTTCAGTTTGTGCGTGTCGATACTCCAGAGCAGTCAGTAGTGCCTGCAACTGCCCTGGCTGTATGTGACACACGTCTTGCATCTGTGATTCAAAAAGATGGTGTGCGAGTTTCTACGGTTGAGCATCTACTATCGGCCTGTGCTGGCTTAGGTCTAGACAATCTACTGATTGAACTTGATGGTGAAGAAGTGCCCATCATGGATGGTAGCGCTGCTTCCTTTTTATTTTTGATTGAGTCTGCTGGCATAGTTGAGCAGGAGGCTGCACGTCAATTTGTCGTGATTAAAAAAATAGTTGAGGTGCGCGACAGTGACAAGCTTGCCCGTCTCGAACCCTTCTTTGGATTCAAGTTAGATTTCACAATCGACTTCAAACATCCTGCGGTTGATAAAACAGGACAGCGCTTTGTTGTCGATTTTGCGGAGCATGCTTATCGAAGTGAGATTGGACGTGCTCGTACTTTTGGATTTGCGCACGAAGTGGAGGCTCTCAGAGAGATGGGTCTTGCGCGTGGTGGTAGCTTAGATAACGCGATTGTTTTAGATGAGCATCGTATTTTGAATAACGAAGAACTTCGTTACGAAGATGAGTTTGTGCGCCACAAAATTTTGGATGCGATTGGTGACCTTTACTTAGTGGGCCATCCAATTGTGGGCGCGTATGTAGCTGAAAAATCAGGCCATGCTCTGAATAACGCTTTATTACGTAAGCTCTTGGAAGACCCAAGTTCTTATGAAATTAGTGGCTTTGCTGAAAACAAGGCGCCTGAAGCTTACTCACAAGAAAGTCAGCCACTGTTCTTTTAGGTTTTGAATTACTTTGGCTTGTGTTGCAGTAATCGCTCTACAGTCTTGCGTAGCTCAGAGTCGGGCTCCAACTTCCCTAATAAATCTTCCCAGGACTTTTGAGCAATAGCGTTAAATCCTTGAGGTTTTTCGCGTATTTTGTCGTTTGTACGCGGCTTGACTTCCCACGCTGCAGGCGCAGGCTTCATTTGGACTTTAATGGCACTGCATTGGAGGCCTAGAATATCTAACTCCTTGATTAAGCTAGGTAAATTTTGCTGGAGACGGCTGGCAATACTGGCGCTACTGACTAGTAAAAATAGCTCATTTTGGCCCCCTGAGCGCCACCCAGCCTCAATCTTCGCGCTTAGGTGTTCTAAGCCCAGTTTTGATAGGGCCATACCCAGTGTGGACTTGATTCTGGCTAAATCCTCGGTCTTTGCCAGAATTCCACCAAGACCATTGGATTCGCGCAGGTAATCCAGCCACTCATGGGCTGTGTGCTTGCGGGATGGTTTGGGGGCAAAGTTCATAAAAAATAGGGTTGCGGGTGATAAACTCAAGGACTTAATTTTCTTCAATATCCCATGGTAATCGGTCTTCTTAAAACCCTGGTCGGCAGTCGTAACGACCGCCTCTTAAAACAGTATCGCAAAGTCGTTGCCAAGGTTGGCGCTTTCGAGTCAATCCTGCAATCTTTGGATGATGCTGCGCTTGCCGCTAAAACTGCTGAATTTAAGTCACGTCTTGCTGCTGGCGAGTCTTTGGATGACATTACGCCTGAAGCATTTGCGGTTGTGCGCGAAGCTAGCGTACGCGTCATGAAGATGCGCCACTTCGATGCGCAATTGATGGGTGGACTTGCGCTTCATCAAGGCAAGATTGCTGAGATGGGTACTGGTGAGGGTAAAACTTTAACTGCAACCCTGCCTGTTTATTTGAATGCTTTGACTGGAAAAGGCGTTCACGTTGTTACCGTAAACGATTATTTGGCGCAACGTGATGCTGAATGGATGTCGACACTTTATAACTTCTTAGGCATGAAGGTTGGCGTGAATCTATCGCAGATGGATCACAAGACTAAGCAAGAGGCATACGCGGCCGATATTACTTACGGCACCAATAACGAATTCGGTTTTGACTATTTGCGCGATAACATGGTTCAAGATTTGGATCAGCGCGTACAACGTGGCTTAGCGTATGCCATCGTTGATGAAGTTGACTCCATTTTGATTGATGAAGCACGCACACCATTAATTATTTCTGGCCAGGCAGATGATCACACTGATTTGTATATCAAAATCAATGCGCTGCCAGCACACTTAGAGCGTCAGATTGGCGAAGAAAAAGCCGATGGTACTGGCGTTGAAAAGCCAGGCGACTATTGGGTAGATGAAAAGTCTCAGCAGGTCTATCTAACTGAGCAAGGTCACGATAAAGCTGAGCAGATCTTAGTACAGATTGGCGCCTTAAATGATGGCGATTCACTCTACTCCCCACAAAACATTACCTTGATGCATCACGTGTATGCAGCCCTACGTGCACACACTTTATATAACCGTGATCAGCATTATGTTGTGCAAAATAAAGAAGTCATCATCGTTGACGAATTTACTGGTCGTTTAATGCAGGGTCGTCGTTGGTCTGATGGCTTGCATCAAGCGGTGGAAGCGAAGGAAGGGGTGCCAATTCAGAATGAGAACCAGACTCTAGCGACCATTACCTTCCAGAACTATTTCCGGATGTATGGCAAATTGGCTGGTATGACGGGTACTGCTGATACAGAAGCGTATGAGTTCAAAGAAATTTATAACCTTGAAACTGTGGTCATTCCGCCAAATCGCATTAGCCAAAGAAAAGACAAGCAAGATCAAATTTATAAGTCTTCTCGCGAGCGCTATGACGCTGTAATTAAAGATATTGAAGATTGCTATGAGCGCGGTCAACCAGTATTGGTTGGCACAACCTCAATTGAAAACTCAGAATTAATCTCCGGCATATTAGAGAAACGCAAGTTACCGCATCAAGTCTTGAATGCAAAACAACATGCTCGCGAAGCGGAGATCATTGCGCAAGCAGGTCGACCAAAAATGATCACTATTGCTACCAATATGGCCGGCCGAGGCACAGACATTGTGTTGGGTGGCAACGTTGGTAAGCAGTCTGCATTAATTGAGGCTGATGAGGCGCTTTCGGATTCAGACAAGGCGGCCAAGATTAAGCAACTGCAAGATGAGTGGCAAAGCATTCATGATCAAGTGCTAGCTGCGGGTGGTTTGCATATTATTGGTACCGAGCGTCATGAGAGCCGTCGTATTGACAATCAGTTAAGAGGCCGCTCTGGTCGTCAAGGCGATCCAGGTTCCTCACGCTTCTATCTGTCTTTAGATGATCCATTGCTTCGCATCTTCGCTGGTGATCGCTTGCGAGCTGTTATGGAGCGCTTGAAGATGCCTGACGGTGAGCCAATTGAAGCGGGCATGGTCACGCGTTCTATTGAGTCCGCCCAGCGTAAGGTCGAAGGTCGAAACTTTGATATTCGTAAGCAGTTACTTGAGTACGACGACGTTGCAAATGACCAGCGTAAAGAAACTTATCGCCTCAGAAATGAAGTGCTTGAGAGTAAAGATATTGGTGAGCTAATCGCCAACTTGCGTGAAGATGTATTGCGTTCTGTTTGTTCCTTCTACGTTCCATTGGAGTCCATGGAAGAGCAGTGGGACTTAAGCGGGCTGGAGAATGTACTGGCGAATGACTGGGGCTTAACCGTTGATTTGCAGAAATGGGTCGAGGGCTCCGAAAGTGTTGATGATGCAGAGATTGTTGACCGCATATTAGCAGCAGCCAAAGAGGCTTATGAAGCCAAGGTTGAGTTATCAGGCCGTGAATCTTTTGCTGGTTTTGAGCGTTCTGTACTTCTCTATAGTGTCGATACCCATTGGCGTGAGCACTTAGCTGCTTTGGATCACCTGCGTCAAGGTATTCATTTGCGTGGCTACGCCCAAAAAGATCCAAAACAAGAATATCGTCGTGAAGCATTTGAGTTGTATGGCGAACTCTTGAACGTTATCAAGAATGATGTTGTTAAGAGCATCATGACGGTGCAGATTCGTAGCGCAAGTGAGTTGGATCAAGCATCAGAATCCATGAATGAAGACTTAGCTAAATTGAAAGATCTTCAGTATCAACATGCCGATGCTGACATGGAGGTTGCAGGTTCTACCGGTGATCGCGGCGCACTAATTGATATTCAACCGGCACCGGTTCGTACTGGACCTAAGATTGGTCGTAACGATCCTTGCTCATGTGGCAGTGGCAAAAAGTATAAAAATTGCTGCGGTGCATTGACTTAAGATCTCTCATTGTCGCAAGTGAAATCAAGGGAGCTTAGGCTCCCATTTCATTTTCTGAAATACCAATTTTCTTTTTAGGGCTTTCCCTAGCTAGCTAGACCGTAGAATTTGGCTGAGTATGAGCGCTTATATGCAAAAAATTGCATTTATACGCAAAAGGAATCGGCATGCAAAAGTCCCTGCACATCAACGCAGATAAATGTACCGGCTGTCTTCAGTGTGAAATGGCCTGTAGTTTTGAGCACTATGGCGTATTCAATACCTCTAAATCACGTATTAAGGTATTTGAATTTCACCTTACTGGTAAAAAAGTTCCATACACCTGCACTCAATGTTCTGAGGCTTGGTGTTTACAAGCCTGTCCTGTTGATGCTATTCGAGTGGATCTAGTAACTGGTGCTAAGGTAGTTTCTGAGGATACCTGTGTTGGCTGCAAGGTATGCACAATCTCCTGTCCTTTTGGCACGATCAACTATGTTCAAGACACTGGAAAAGTGCAGAAGTGCGATTTATGTGGGGGAGACCCAGCATGTGCAACAGCTTGTCCAACTCAGGCCATTACCTATGTAGATTCTGATTGGACCGGTTTAGACAAAATGCGTGAATGGGCCGACAAGCTAGGCAATCAAGCCGCTTCAAATAAATAAAGCATAGGAAAAATATCATGTCATGGGCTGGAAAACTTCTCCGCGTTAATTTAAGTAAGGGCACTTGCCAATCTGAACCACTCAATATGAAGTGGGCTAAAGACTATTTAGGCTCGCGTGGCCTGGCTTCTAAATATCTAGTTGAAGAGTTGGATCCAAAAACAGATCCACTCTCGGCCGATAACAAAATTATTTGGGCTACTGGACCATTAACAGGAACCATGGCATCTACCGGGGGTCGCTACACCGTAGTTACTAAAGGCCCCCTAACGGGTGCTATTGCTTGCTCAAACTCTGGTGGTTATTGGGGTGCAGAGCTCAAGATGGCAGGATGGGATATGGTGATCTTTGAAGGTAAATCACCTAAGCCGGTATACCTGTTTATCGAGAATGACAACGCTCAGTTGATCGATGCTTCAGATCTTTGGGGTAAGACTGTTTGGGAAACTGAGCCTGCCATTAAGACCAAGCATCAAGATCCACAAATTCGAGTGTCTTGCATTGGACGTGCTGGTGAAAATCAAGTGCTTTACGCTGCTGTTGTAAATGACTTGCATCGTGCTGCTGGCCGCTCTGGCGTGGGTGCCGTGATGGGCAGCAAGAATCTTAAAGCGATTGCCGTAAGAGGCACTAAAGGCGTTGGCAATCTCAAGGATCCAAAGGGCTTTATGGCTGCAACTGTTGCAGCAAAAGCGGTGCTAGCTGGCAATGCTGTGACAGGCCAAGGCTTACCGACCTATGGCACCCAGGTATTGATGAATGTGATTAATGAAGTTGGTGGTTTGCCTACGCATAACCATCAACATGTTCAG of Polynucleobacter sp. AP-Titi-500A-B4 contains these proteins:
- a CDS encoding cell division protein FtsQ/DivIB; the protein is MSNFMDRFGEIFAMLMSPLWNHPDRMQKLSRFLMRCFAVMMVVGILVWLSQRPVFALKQVQVEPVAGQTLKHINKSVVKRQVLETVQGNFFSVRLEDVKRGFESMPWVRHANVRRVWPNGLIVSIEEQKPFGTWGGPDSHALINSHGEIFAGRVSEVGDDVRLVDFHGPDDAGKEVMSLYEKANNWFKPWGAEVVSLALTDRYAWHIKLSNGMKVEFGRDEESSDKTLTEERVARLFKFWPQVQEKWPNRIDAVDLRYANGFAVHLASASMKKNDIDGKKSELKQ
- the ftsA gene encoding cell division protein FtsA, whose translation is MSKDNRDLLVGLDIGTSKVVALVAELAPDGQFNVVGVGQTASKGLKKGVVVNIEATVQSIQKALEEAEIMADRQIVQVFTGIAGNHIVSFNSSGMVAIRDKEVSAGDVERVLETAKAINIPTDQQILHILVQEFIIDGQEDVREPIGMSGLRLEVKVHIVTGAVSAAQNIVKCVRRCGLEVNDLILQPLASSLAVLTEDEKELGVVLVDIGGGTTDIAIYCQGSIRHTAVIPIAGDQITNDIAMALRTPTIDAEDLKIAHGIARQEMADPTAMIDVPGVGDREPRPMSKQALAAVIEPRVEELFTLVRGVVRDSGYEDMVSSGIVLTGGTSLMPGMVELAEQVFLRPARIGTPEYRGHLHEVLRSPRFATSIGLLMEGQAQLLRGRRVSQSGALQGVISRMKEWFAGNF
- the ftsZ gene encoding cell division protein FtsZ translates to MEFEMLDQEIAGKTIIKVVGVGGAGGNAVQHMIRRGVNGVEFICMNTDAGALQRSEASVNLQLGSSGLGAGAKPEIGAASAEEARARIADTLQGAHMVFITAGMGGGTGTGAAPIVAQVAKEMGILTVGVISKPFDFEGVKRLKVAENGAAELESYVDSLIVVLNEKLFEVMGEDAEFDKAFACADDVLHNAVSGIAEIINVQGLINVDFEDVKTVMGEQGKAMMGTATVSGMDRARLAAEAAVASPLLEGVDLSGARGVLVNITASRSLKLSETREVMAAIRGYAADDATVIFGTVYDESLGDALRVTVVATGLNNPQARKANQPEVVWRQATGTHDAMPTMADLNTFAPSSASAAISKVSLDSALNTSAGMALTGSGTAPAIATQPASTGVDYSQYDLPRVFRSSREATPAPTLGADSSPQAKTLLDKGADYYEIPAFLRKQAD
- a CDS encoding peroxiredoxin, whose product is MIAVGQKLPNATLYEFMNEETEGCALGPNAFEVEKLAAGKKIVIFALPGAFTPTCSAKHVPGYVEHFDAIKAKGVDEIWCISVNDPFVMGAWGRDQKVGKKIRMLGDGSGEFTKKVGLELDLIARGLGVRSDRYAMIVEDGVVKSLDREAPGKFEVSDAASILKKL
- the lpxC gene encoding UDP-3-O-acyl-N-acetylglucosamine deacetylase; protein product: MMKQRTIATPVKTVGIGLHSGRKVTISIKPAPVNSGVQFVRVDTPEQSVVPATALAVCDTRLASVIQKDGVRVSTVEHLLSACAGLGLDNLLIELDGEEVPIMDGSAASFLFLIESAGIVEQEAARQFVVIKKIVEVRDSDKLARLEPFFGFKLDFTIDFKHPAVDKTGQRFVVDFAEHAYRSEIGRARTFGFAHEVEALREMGLARGGSLDNAIVLDEHRILNNEELRYEDEFVRHKILDAIGDLYLVGHPIVGAYVAEKSGHALNNALLRKLLEDPSSYEISGFAENKAPEAYSQESQPLFF
- the secA gene encoding preprotein translocase subunit SecA; this encodes MVIGLLKTLVGSRNDRLLKQYRKVVAKVGAFESILQSLDDAALAAKTAEFKSRLAAGESLDDITPEAFAVVREASVRVMKMRHFDAQLMGGLALHQGKIAEMGTGEGKTLTATLPVYLNALTGKGVHVVTVNDYLAQRDAEWMSTLYNFLGMKVGVNLSQMDHKTKQEAYAADITYGTNNEFGFDYLRDNMVQDLDQRVQRGLAYAIVDEVDSILIDEARTPLIISGQADDHTDLYIKINALPAHLERQIGEEKADGTGVEKPGDYWVDEKSQQVYLTEQGHDKAEQILVQIGALNDGDSLYSPQNITLMHHVYAALRAHTLYNRDQHYVVQNKEVIIVDEFTGRLMQGRRWSDGLHQAVEAKEGVPIQNENQTLATITFQNYFRMYGKLAGMTGTADTEAYEFKEIYNLETVVIPPNRISQRKDKQDQIYKSSRERYDAVIKDIEDCYERGQPVLVGTTSIENSELISGILEKRKLPHQVLNAKQHAREAEIIAQAGRPKMITIATNMAGRGTDIVLGGNVGKQSALIEADEALSDSDKAAKIKQLQDEWQSIHDQVLAAGGLHIIGTERHESRRIDNQLRGRSGRQGDPGSSRFYLSLDDPLLRIFAGDRLRAVMERLKMPDGEPIEAGMVTRSIESAQRKVEGRNFDIRKQLLEYDDVANDQRKETYRLRNEVLESKDIGELIANLREDVLRSVCSFYVPLESMEEQWDLSGLENVLANDWGLTVDLQKWVEGSESVDDAEIVDRILAAAKEAYEAKVELSGRESFAGFERSVLLYSVDTHWREHLAALDHLRQGIHLRGYAQKDPKQEYRREAFELYGELLNVIKNDVVKSIMTVQIRSASELDQASESMNEDLAKLKDLQYQHADADMEVAGSTGDRGALIDIQPAPVRTGPKIGRNDPCSCGSGKKYKNCCGALT
- a CDS encoding 4Fe-4S dicluster domain-containing protein, which codes for MQKSLHINADKCTGCLQCEMACSFEHYGVFNTSKSRIKVFEFHLTGKKVPYTCTQCSEAWCLQACPVDAIRVDLVTGAKVVSEDTCVGCKVCTISCPFGTINYVQDTGKVQKCDLCGGDPACATACPTQAITYVDSDWTGLDKMREWADKLGNQAASNK